The Aeoliella mucimassa genome includes the window TCGGTATCAGGTGAGGGGTAAATATCACTTCCACCGCATTGCCGGCCGCTTCAGTGAGAAACTGATCGATCTCCGGCATGTGACGATGGGTCCCGACGCCATAGGCGGAGAGGCTTTCGTTGCACTCAGGATAGTGGAACGCCGGCTTCGGCGTACGACCAGCGCCTGAGACACCGCTTTTGCTGTCGACGATAATTCCCTCACCGGAAATCGCGCCAGCTTTTAGCAAAGGATATAGTGCAAGAATGGCCGACGTCGGATAACAACCGGGATTCGCTACCAAGTCGGCTTGCTTGATTTGATCGCGGTACAATTCGGGCAGGCCATACACGGCCGAGGCCAGCCGCCCGGGATCGGGATGGGTCACCTTGTACCACTCTTCGTACACCGCGACGTCGCGCAGTCGGTAGTCGGCACTCAGGTCGACCACCTTGAGTCCTTCGGCTAGCAACCCAGCCACTGCCTCGGCACTGGCCGCATGTGGCAAACAACAGAATACCGCATCGGCCCGTTCGGCGAGCTGCTTGGCCGAGAGTGGTTCGAGGCGCAGGTCGAGCTGACCAGTCAACGAGGGATGTACCTCGGACACGTGTGGGCTTTCTTCCGAACGCGTACCGAGCGCGGTGATCTCCGCCGCAGGATGCCTGAGTAGTAGTCTTGCGAGTTCCAAACCGGTGTACCCGGAGGCTCCAAGGATCGCAACACGAGTTTTCATGACAACCTTCGCTCAAAGTAAACGGACGCAAACGCTCGATAAAGCATCTGATTTTAGCGATTTCCGAGGCCCATCGCTACAGGAGGGAGCCACGCTTTCGGATGGCCAACAGACCCGTGAAAGTGCCCAGGGGTTCGCTAAACGTCCGCTGCGAGCAGGGTTTGAGTGGGACGAGCATTCGCCGGACGAGCCGAGAATGATGGCGATCAGCGGTCAGGCTACCTGGCGGGCCACCGATTCGGAACTCGGCAGGTCTTCAGGCGATATCGCCTCGCCATTGTTCGATTTCGGAGTCGAGAGTCCCCGCAAACGCTGGCTCCAATAGTGCTTTACGGTCTCGCCAAAGTGCCTGGCTCGCACCAGCCATGGCATACGAGTGTGCCACGAAATCGACATATAGCTCCGCCATTGCTGCAGGGTTGGGCGCTGGATGGTCTGGAACTCACGATGCAATGCCGGCGCAAGACTCTCGACGCCATATCCCATTTTATTCGCGTACCACTGCTTCAAGCGATTCACTGCCATGGCGTGCTGCAGCTTGGTCACGCTATCCGACTGCTGCCCTGCAAAGTGATTCGATTCGTGCACCCGATAGTCGATGAGCGACTCTCCTAAATGAAACTTGCGGGCACCGACAATCGATGAGGCCAGTACGAGCACGTCGTCGGCCCGGGTACGCCATTCGCTCTCGGCCGGATAAGGCAGCACCAACTCAGCGATGCTCCGCCGCATCGAAAGCGCCGACGTTGGTCCCCCCACGTACGCATTGCCAAGCAGGGTAGCAATGGTGGAGTAACCAAGGTCGCGTCGTGGCGCTGTCTTGCGTTGGCCAAGACGATCGCAGCCAAAGTTCGCGGCTCCTGCAATCACGAAGTCGGCTTCGTGCTGTTGGTAAGCATCGAGCGCTTGCTCGACATACTGCCGGCGATAGCGATCGTCGGCGTCCAGGAAGAAGAGCACTTCGCCGGTGGTCCGCTGAAACCCCTTATTGAAGGTGGAAAGCTGCCCGCCGTTGGCCTTACCGAACACGGCCACCCGCAACTCGTTGCGATAGTGTTCCTTGAGATGCGAAAGGCTACCGTCTTCCGACCCATCGTCGATCACGACGATCTCATCGAAGGGGACCGATTGGTCGAGCGCACTATCGACTGCTTCGCACACAAAACTGCGATAGTTAAAATTGCTAATTAAACAAGTCGTTCGCATTTGCTGATCAGCTTCCGACGAAACCGCCCATCACTCACCGCCCCATCTTGCCTGCATTGCTAGCATCTGGCCCGCCAGCAACAAAACCACTGTCGCCCCGATGTGGGACTTATCGGCTAAGTGACATCATCTTTCATCACACGGAATACCGTTACCACGTTGCCTGCCGGCAAGTATGGCAATCCGATCGACTGGCATCCCTTCCAACGGAGCGGAGAATCCCACCAAGCGACAATCACTATAAAACCAGTACTTATCGATCCCGAAACGGGCAGTGCACGAGTACTCTACATCGCAACCGATCGAGAGCAAGCTGCTTAGGTAGCTTCTTAAGACCGCATGTCGCGAATCGGAACCATAGCAAAGCCACCACGTTGCTCGGAATAGCAAGTTCCGAAAGAAGAGGAAGAGCAAAACAGGCATTGCTGGCCGTCTCGACGACCAACAATGCCTGCCTGGTAGTTCCGCATGAATCTTCGCCGGACGCGATGACCAGCCTATTCCTCGGCTACCACATCGGGCTCACCCCATTCGTATGTCGGCAGCGGATCCTCATAGGTGCTCCAGACAGCGGGGCCTTGGCTCAATTCGTCGTTCGTCAGCAAGCACTCCTCCAACAACGACTCAATGACCGGTCGGTCCATGTCGACCCCGATGAACACAATCTCCTGCCGGCGATCGCCATAGGGGCCCTCAAACTCCTTCTTGATTTCCTCGAGTATCTCAGCATTCTCCGGAGAGTCGAGCGGCCATGCATCGTCGGGTGCTGCTGCCCACCAGATGCCCGCTGGATTGAGTTGCACCGAGACGCCCGCCTGCGACCAAGTAAACGCCTGGTCGTGACGCGAAGCAAGCCAGAGAAATCCCTTGGAGCGTACCACGCCAGCGAGAATGCCATCCACATAATCCAGGTTCTCCCACAGGCGACCAGCGTGAAACGGACGACGCGCGCGATAGACAAAGCTGGTGATACCGTACTCGTCGGTTTCTGGCTGCTCCTGACCACGGGGAACTTCCAACCAACCTGGCTGGGCACTCGCTTCATCGAGCGAAAACAACTCGGTGCCGACAATCATCGAAGGTTCGACACGCCCTCGCACGGTTTCGATGATGCGAGCCTTCGGGTTGAGATTGCGAAGCACTCCGAGCAGTGTTTTCTTATCCACTTCGTCGATCAGATCGCACTTGTTCAGCAAAATGATATTGGCAAACTCGACCTGGTCGGTCAGCAGGTCGACGATGTTCCGCTCGTCTTCGTCGCTTAGCCCGATGCGGCGGTCGACGAGGCTTTCAGACGATCCAAAGTCTCGAAAGAAGTTGCACGCATCCACCACGGTTACCATCGTGTCGAGCTGTGCCACGTCCGACAGGCTCTGCCCCTCTTCGTTGGCGAAAGTAAACGTTTCGGCAACCGGCATCGGTTCGCTAATGCCGGTCGATTCGACCAGCAAATAATCAAAGCGGCCTTCCCTGGCCAATTCTGCGACCTCTTGGAGCAAATCTTCACGTAGTGTGCAGCAGATGCATCCATTCGTCATTTCGACTAGCTTCTCTTCAGTTCGGCTCAACGAGGCTTGACCACCACGCACGAGCGAAGCATCGATGTTTACTTCGCTCATGTCGTTGACAATCACCGCTACGCGTAATCCTTGGCGATTTGCCAACACATGATTCAGAACGGTGGTCTTTCCGGCTCCTAAGAATCCGGAGAGTACCGTGACAGGTAGTTTATTCATATCAAGAGTTCCTAATTTGGAGTTGCGTTTATTGTGTTCGTCGGGCGTGGCTTAGATGCGAGAAGTTCGCGAGCGTCGAATTGCAGCGAGGATGGCAAGCAGACGGGCAGCCCCAGCGCATGCGCGCAGTGACACTCAGATACACTTCACACTCGACTCGCAGCGCACATCTCGCCAGGGGACAGAGCCACACAACACGCGAAATTATTACCCACGTGCAATTGAATTGCAAGTACGCCCAGCAAGCATCTATTGTTTCGCGAGGCAGTTGCCGCAGTGCCCCTTCAGAAGCACTTCGGTAATCTCGCCAATCTTGTTGCGACGTGGGCCTCGACTGGGGGAAAGCGAGAAGGTGAACTCCTCAAGACACGAGAGCGTGCCACAATCAACGCACATGAAGTGCGGGTGATTTAGCTCCTGATCACCTTCCGTGGTGCGCAGTTCGAACCTGCGAACCTGATCCCCAAGGTCGAGTCGAATCACCAGACCTGCGTCGGATAGCTCCTGCAAGCAACGAAAGATGGTGGATTGGTCGAACCCAAAGTCACGGAGACACTCCACCACCTCGGCGTGACTCACCGGAGTGCCGATTCTGCCAAGTTGCTGAATCACCGCAACGCGAGCTGCCGTGCTCCGCAGCCCCGCCCCCTTTAAGAGCCCTTTTGCCCAGGCAACAGTGAAGTCTTGGTCGGCGGATTTCATGGTACGCGAGTCCGAGAAAACAGGTGAGATAGAGGACTCTAAAAGTACCCCAATTGCAGGTTCATTGCAAATGCAAGCAGACTGTATGTAGGTCCACAGGAGACCTTCGACGAATAGATTCCCAATTTACCCACCAATGGGAAAATTGAATCTGCACGCACGCTACAAAACCAGTGGTTTTCGCGCTCGAATAGATTCCCATTTCCCAAAACGCATCGAGTGGGAATCTATTCTCTCGCTGGGAATATATCGCAAGTCGTTTACCAGTAAGAAGTTGCATCAACACCTCCACGGAAAGTGCCTAAAATAGATTCCCATGGGTGGGAAAGTATTTTGAGTTGGCAGACAATTGGGGATTTGGGATAGCGGAATGTCATCCTGACGGGAGCTTCCAGCGACTGAAAGATCTCAGCCTACCGCTTACAGCCTAAAGCCTACAGTTTTGACACCCGCGCAGCAGCGAACCCAACACAAGGGCCATCGCGGTCAGATACCGCTCCTACAGCGCGCTTGCGTGGCAGATGGTTTCACTGAATTTCATGTTCACTCGGTTACATTTTTCCATCCTCCAACAACGGACTACTGACGACTAACAACGGACCACACACCACCTATCCATTAGAACACCACCGGTGGCCAATTTCCAGCAAAAACTGATAAGAAAAGATAGCCTGTCGTGGCCACCCTCCTTCAGGCTCCGCTGCGCCCGCCGAGGACCTCACACAGGTCCTGTCCGTTGCAGATAATCTCGGCGCAACGAATTCCCAACCACTTGCGTCTTGGTCTTGCTGACCGGACACACCCCCACACACTCAACTGGGCAAACAATGGGCCGAAGAGGCGTTGAATGTCCGCTTTTCTGTCCTCAGAAAGGAGCAGTGATCACTCATGGCGATTAGGCACTAGAATGGTTAAGTGCCCCCTTCTGCCACAAGCGATGAGGTGACTGTCCGAATCGTGTGAGCGATGGTAATGGAGTCTAAGCTACGCTGCCTATGTTATGCGAGCCTTGATGCTTGCTACCAGTTGCTCCGCCTCTACTAACGGAAAATCCATGTCCTTCTGTCGGAAGAACTCGAATGCAACAGCATTGGCGCCGTAGAGACTTTTGATCACAAAGTCTTCGGGATTTGCAGAATTAACAATGTTCTCAGGTACCGCAACCACAACCATAAGCAGCTGCTGCTGACGCGAAAATTTGGTGTTTTGCAGTCCATCCCAGTCAGGACTTCCCGTACTCCCTGGCACGTGAAACACGACATTCACAGCGGGACTGCTGCCGAACTTGAACTCCCCTCGAAGTTCTGCTGCCGCCTTGGTTGCCGCCATTATCGCACTGTCGATTTGGGAACCTGATAACTCAGGCCCTTTTAGTACGCTGCCAAGTGAAATCATCGGTTCGCTCTCGTACGTGCCCAAGGCTTAAGGTTTAGTGGTCCGGGTAGAGTGGTCGACGTACTTCGGTGAAAAGCTGGCGGTGTTGTCCCAATGCACCTGCTCGTCGGCCAAGAGCTTCGCACTGCTACTGGCGGTCGTCGCCGGAAGGGTCGACAACGTGTTCATCTGTCCGCCGTTTTGGACCTAAGCGACGCATCGGCACTGTTGCCAAGATCCCTGATTCGCGCAAGTAATACGAAATCCAGTTCGGCAACAGGCTACGCCATTAAAGTTGAGCTGGCAAGGAGACTTCGCATCCCACGGTGCGGTGCAGTTGGGCCATCGCTCCCGCGAGGGTGGCCTCGGCTCGGGCGACTTGTAGTTCGATCATCAGCACGTCGGAGAAATCGTCGGTCACTTCGCCGAAGTCGACCAGGCGGCCGCGGTAGTCGGCCGAGGCAAGTTGCAGAGCGGTTCTTGCTCGGGGCAAGATTCGCTCGTTGTACAATCGCAATTGCTCACTGGCAGCGTACACCTGCTCGGTAAGTCGACGAATCTCTCGGTAGGTATCATCCCGCGCGGCGTCATACTCGCGAGAAGAAGCGGACACCGCGGCCGAGGCTTCGCGAATCGAGGCGTCGATTCGGTCTCTCCAGACGGGAAGCGTTACCCCTACCATGAAGTTCACATTGTCGCGGCCATTCGCTACTGGCGACACGGCATCGGTCTCAGTGATGGACTGCCAGCCGGCCCCCAACACGAAGTCGGGGCGAGTGTTCAGGCAAGCCAGCTTCTGCTTCTCGCGGTCCCGCGACACTGCCCAACGAAGCTCGCGGAGCTTCGGGCTGCACTCGGCTGCTGCTGCAAACAGGGCATCCACCTCGTCGTAGGTCGAAGAACTATCCAATTGGTCGACCGCGACGATGCCCTCGGCGGCTGGCTGCTGGATGAGCGCGGCCAAGTCAGCTTGGGCCAGACCTTTGCGTTGCCGAAGCTGAATAAGCTGGTCGTCGATGTTGTCGACTTGCAATTCCGCCCGAAGGACGTCCTGCTGACTACCGCCCGCCTGATTGCGAGCCTTGGCGAGCGTGATCAGCTCAACGGCAATCTCTCGGTTCTTCTCGTTGATCGAAATGGCCCGCTGCACAAACCAGAGTTCATAGTACGCGAGCTTTACCGACTCCTCGATTTCCAGCTCGGTCTTCTCAAGCATCGAGGCGGCGATTTGAGTCTCGCGACTGGCGATCTCTCCCTTTGTCCACCGCTTTTCTGGCCAGGGATATTTCTGGGAAACCGAGAGCGTGTTGCCGGCGCGGCCAGCGGCAGTTTGCAGGGCTTGGTCGGAGATCGGATAGAAACTGTTCGTCAGCAGCGGGTCTTCTAGCGATTCGGCTTGAGGAACCCGTTGGCTCGCCGCGGCGACTCGCGCCCGAGCTGCCTGGATTCTGGGATGAGTGGAGCGAGCGAGACTGACATAGTAATCGACTGGTCGCGCCTCGCTGATCGGGCTCTCGGGAAGCTGGACGATGGATTCCTCCCCTTCTGCCATCTCGTGCTGCACCAGTTGAAGGTCCGACGATTCCTCGTCACCAGCAACGACAGTGGGAGGAGCGGTAGTGTCGACTGCAGCTTGGAATACTGGGTCCTGCCGGCATCCGCACGCAAGTAGCGTAGCGGCCAGAATCCAGCAGAAAACAGCGACTCTGGGGGGGGCCACGAGCTTGCTTTCGTAAAAAGGGACTTTATGAAAGGCGGTTTCGAGCTAACATTGATTAGGCTAGCCGTCCACGCGATAATGTTCCTGTTGTCGCGAAACACGCTTTAACCTATCGTCCCTCTCGATGATGAAATCCCGTTCATTCCGATTAGCCGTTAATCTTTGCGTAACCGGTGCGTTGTTGCTGCCGGCCGCTGGATTGCCGGCTGCAACGCGAATGGACTGCGAGGCCCAGCCAGCCGAGTCCACCACCTGCCAAGGGTGTGGGTGCTGTGCGGTAAATGGACCGGACGATCGCTGTTGCTGCTGCGGCCCACCGAAGCAAGCAACCGCGAAGCCTGAGCAAGATCTGGCAAAGAGCTGCTGCGAGCAAGAATCGCTCAACACAGAGCAAAAAGACGTGGCCCCGGAATTACTGGATGTATGCACTTGCGGGCTGTCGGACCGAGTTCCGGCGATTCCCTCGCCCGAGCAGCAACCAGTCGCTCAACAGCTAGTACTTAAGCTAACAATGGTCGGCGATTCGTTGGCACTCTGCAACGACGAAGCTTGCAAACTGCCGACAGGTCGCCAGGAATCTTTATCCGCGACTCTTCTCTCCGACGGCGCCCAACAACGACTCTGCGTCTGGCGGATCTGATTCGAAGGCTACCGGTGCGCGCTCTCTAGCGGTCCAAAGGCTGCTGCATGTCTTGAGCGATTCTCTCCGGTGGTAATTCTCCAAGCCGTTGCTCGCCCATCCTAGCCTGCAACGTTCTGCTATCCCTTCGCTTCATCCACTATCGCTCCAGGTCGAGTGCTATGTCGAGGTTTACTCAGTTCGTGTCGAGTAGTGCGCAGTTTGCAATCAAATGCGCACTGGTCATCGCAACGGTGGTTGTCTGTCTGATCGTGATCGGACTCGGCCAGCGTTTCGGTTGGATCAAAATCGAACACCACGTTCATAACATGTCCTCTGATTCGACTGCAGATGGCACCCGTGTCGAATACGTATGCCCGATGCATCCAGAGGTTCGTCAGGACACTCCTGGCAAATGCTTTAAATGCGGCATGAAACTCGAACCGCAAACGGTTGCAGGCTCGGCTCCTGCCCCACCAGCGCCGGAAGACATAGAGCTTTACGCATGCCCAATGATGTGTACGACGCCGAGCGAAGAACCAGGTGACTGCCCAGTCTGCGGGATGGAGCTTGTGAAGATGTCGTCGGATTCAGGGGCACGAAGCGTGTCGATTGATGCCGCGACCCGGCGGATCATTGGCATTCGTACCGCGAAGGCCAAACGAGACATGGTGTACCGATCCATCCGCACGGTTGGACGCATCGAATACGACGAAGAGCGAGTAGCTACCATCGCGGCTTACGTCGATGGCCGACTCGAAGAGCTAATGGCCGACTACGAAGGGGTGGAAATTGCCGCAGGAGATCCTTTGGTGGTGCTCTACAGCCCCAGCTTGTACTCCGCGCAGGTGGAGTTTCTCTCGAGCCTCAACACGCCTTCACTCAACACGTTGGCGGCTGCCGGGGACAATTTAAGCGAGGTCGCCCGCGATAATCTCCGCGAACTTGGGATGACAGATCGACAAATCGAGGAGCTTCAGGCTAGCGGCAAAGCCCAGAAACGCTTGCAAATTGCTTCGCCGATTGGTGGGACCGTAATCACCAAGCACAAAGTCGAAGGCGACTACATCAAGACCGGCGAACCGATTTATCGAGTGGCCGATTTGAACACCGTGTGGTTGATGCTTGATCTTTACCCGAGCGATGCCGCGACGGTGCGATTTGGCCAGCAAGTCGAAACCGAACTGGCATCGCTGCCCGGCGAGATTTACACCGGCCGCATCGCGTTCGTCGATCCGCTGGTGAGCGAGAAATCGCGCACCGTGGCCGTACGAGTGGAGATGTCGAACTTCGACCATCGCCTGAAGCCGGGCGACTACGCAACCGCGACTATTCGCGTGCCTGCTATTCCGCAAGACGAGGTGTACGATCCAGGCCTCGCAGGCAAATGGATAAGCCCGATGCACCCGCAGATCATCCGCAACGCAGCAGGTAGCTGCCCGATCTGTGGAATGGATCTGATCCCTGCGTCGGACCTGGGGTACTCCGAGGTGCCGCTGCCAGAACAGAAGGTGACCGTTGTTCCTCGCACCGCAGTGCTGATGGCGGGGGACAATTCGGTGGTCTATGTGGAAGCGGAACCCGGTGTGTTTGAACTTCG containing:
- a CDS encoding TolC family protein → MAPPRVAVFCWILAATLLACGCRQDPVFQAAVDTTAPPTVVAGDEESSDLQLVQHEMAEGEESIVQLPESPISEARPVDYYVSLARSTHPRIQAARARVAAASQRVPQAESLEDPLLTNSFYPISDQALQTAAGRAGNTLSVSQKYPWPEKRWTKGEIASRETQIAASMLEKTELEIEESVKLAYYELWFVQRAISINEKNREIAVELITLAKARNQAGGSQQDVLRAELQVDNIDDQLIQLRQRKGLAQADLAALIQQPAAEGIVAVDQLDSSSTYDEVDALFAAAAECSPKLRELRWAVSRDREKQKLACLNTRPDFVLGAGWQSITETDAVSPVANGRDNVNFMVGVTLPVWRDRIDASIREASAAVSASSREYDAARDDTYREIRRLTEQVYAASEQLRLYNERILPRARTALQLASADYRGRLVDFGEVTDDFSDVLMIELQVARAEATLAGAMAQLHRTVGCEVSLPAQL
- a CDS encoding Fur family transcriptional regulator, which translates into the protein MKSADQDFTVAWAKGLLKGAGLRSTAARVAVIQQLGRIGTPVSHAEVVECLRDFGFDQSTIFRCLQELSDAGLVIRLDLGDQVRRFELRTTEGDQELNHPHFMCVDCGTLSCLEEFTFSLSPSRGPRRNKIGEITEVLLKGHCGNCLAKQ
- a CDS encoding efflux RND transporter periplasmic adaptor subunit, whose translation is MSSDSTADGTRVEYVCPMHPEVRQDTPGKCFKCGMKLEPQTVAGSAPAPPAPEDIELYACPMMCTTPSEEPGDCPVCGMELVKMSSDSGARSVSIDAATRRIIGIRTAKAKRDMVYRSIRTVGRIEYDEERVATIAAYVDGRLEELMADYEGVEIAAGDPLVVLYSPSLYSAQVEFLSSLNTPSLNTLAAAGDNLSEVARDNLRELGMTDRQIEELQASGKAQKRLQIASPIGGTVITKHKVEGDYIKTGEPIYRVADLNTVWLMLDLYPSDAATVRFGQQVETELASLPGEIYTGRIAFVDPLVSEKSRTVAVRVEMSNFDHRLKPGDYATATIRVPAIPQDEVYDPGLAGKWISPMHPQIIRNAAGSCPICGMDLIPASDLGYSEVPLPEQKVTVVPRTAVLMAGDNSVVYVEAEPGVFELREVTVGAMTSDQVVIENGVEVGESVAIDGNFLIDSQMQLQNKPSLIDPSKGSEDSTTMSQEAPHAH
- a CDS encoding GTP-binding protein, whose translation is MNKLPVTVLSGFLGAGKTTVLNHVLANRQGLRVAVIVNDMSEVNIDASLVRGGQASLSRTEEKLVEMTNGCICCTLREDLLQEVAELAREGRFDYLLVESTGISEPMPVAETFTFANEEGQSLSDVAQLDTMVTVVDACNFFRDFGSSESLVDRRIGLSDEDERNIVDLLTDQVEFANIILLNKCDLIDEVDKKTLLGVLRNLNPKARIIETVRGRVEPSMIVGTELFSLDEASAQPGWLEVPRGQEQPETDEYGITSFVYRARRPFHAGRLWENLDYVDGILAGVVRSKGFLWLASRHDQAFTWSQAGVSVQLNPAGIWWAAAPDDAWPLDSPENAEILEEIKKEFEGPYGDRRQEIVFIGVDMDRPVIESLLEECLLTNDELSQGPAVWSTYEDPLPTYEWGEPDVVAEE
- the argC gene encoding N-acetyl-gamma-glutamyl-phosphate reductase, which codes for MKTRVAILGASGYTGLELARLLLRHPAAEITALGTRSEESPHVSEVHPSLTGQLDLRLEPLSAKQLAERADAVFCCLPHAASAEAVAGLLAEGLKVVDLSADYRLRDVAVYEEWYKVTHPDPGRLASAVYGLPELYRDQIKQADLVANPGCYPTSAILALYPLLKAGAISGEGIIVDSKSGVSGAGRTPKPAFHYPECNESLSAYGVGTHRHMPEIDQFLTEAAGNAVEVIFTPHLIPMDRGILSTSYASLAKGTDTGGLLEVLREFYRDEPFVDVIDTLPATKHVAFTNRCHVTARVVRGRAVVVSAIDNLIKGASGAAVQNFNLMFGHDEIAGLI
- a CDS encoding glycosyltransferase family 2 protein, whose amino-acid sequence is MRTTCLISNFNYRSFVCEAVDSALDQSVPFDEIVVIDDGSEDGSLSHLKEHYRNELRVAVFGKANGGQLSTFNKGFQRTTGEVLFFLDADDRYRRQYVEQALDAYQQHEADFVIAGAANFGCDRLGQRKTAPRRDLGYSTIATLLGNAYVGGPTSALSMRRSIAELVLPYPAESEWRTRADDVLVLASSIVGARKFHLGESLIDYRVHESNHFAGQQSDSVTKLQHAMAVNRLKQWYANKMGYGVESLAPALHREFQTIQRPTLQQWRSYMSISWHTRMPWLVRARHFGETVKHYWSQRLRGLSTPKSNNGEAISPEDLPSSESVARQVA